The following are encoded in a window of Hemiscyllium ocellatum isolate sHemOce1 chromosome 46, sHemOce1.pat.X.cur, whole genome shotgun sequence genomic DNA:
- the LOC132836184 gene encoding potassium channel subfamily K member 1-like — protein MAEHRPRCDLKACYFLKLTLCFLVYVLFGTVVFSAIEQPWEVQIRKELVKMKSTFLQQHGCIPEPELDTLLHRVITASNYGVSALRNASDDRNWDLASSLFFVSTVLTTIGYGHSVPFTSGGKAFCILYSVLGIPITLLLLTSVVQHLMFYVHWVPITYIHTHWRLAMPVVARIHALVIGSVVAGCFFLIPAAAFTALEEDWDYVSSLYFCFISLSTIGLGDYMPGNSRYPSLRNLYKVGIACYLVIGLVALLVVLESFYELQEVQRFIKVIMGHPDKEGQLRITEREVVITSSNLDTTGCEENTNEGDKVDRSAKMAAEPSPEQ, from the exons ATGGCAGAGCACCGTCCACGCTGTGACCTTAAGGCCTGCTATTTCCTGAAGctaactctctgcttcctggtCTACGTGCTCTTTGGCACGGTGGTCTTCTCTGCTATCGAGCAGCCTTGGGAGGTGCAGATTAGGAAGGAGTTGGTCAAGATGAAGTCCACGTTCTTACAGCAGCACGGCTGCATCCCGGAGCCAGAGTTGGACACTCTTCTGCACAGGGTGATCACCGCCAGCAATTACGGCGTTTCGGCCTTGAGAAACGCTTCTGATGACCGGAACTGGGACTTGGCCTCATCACTCTTCTTTGTCAGTACGGTGCTCACCACCATTG GTTACGGGCACAGTGTTCCCTTCACCAGTGGAGGCAAGGCCTTCTGTATACTGTACTCAGTGTTGGGGATTCCCATCACCCTTCTCCTGCTCACCAGCGTGGTGCAGCACCTCATGTTCTACGTGCACTGGGTGCCCATCACGTACATCCACACCCACTGGCGCCTGGCTATGCCAGTGGTGGCCCGGATCCATGCCCTGGTAATCGGCAGCGTGGTGGCTGGTTGCTTCTTCCTGATCCCTGCGGCAGCGTTCACGGCTCTGGAGGAGGACTGGGATTACGTCTCGTCTCTCTACTTCTGTTTCATCTCCCTCAGCACCATCGGCCTGGGGGATTACATGCCGGGCAATTCCCGTTACCCCAGCCTTCGGAACCTCTACAAGGTCGGCATCGCAt GCTACCTGGTGATCGGACTGGTCGCTCTGCTAGTGGTTCTCGAGAGCTTCTATGAACTCCAGGAGGTGCAGCGTTTTATCAAAGTCATCATGGGTCACCCGGACAAGGAGGGACAACTGCGCATCACCGAGCGTGAGGTAGTCATCACCAGCTCAAACCTTGACACCACGGGCTGTGAGGAAAACACCAACGAGGGTGACAAAGTGGACAGGAGCGCCAAGATGGCGGCTGAACCCTCCCCGGAGCAATGA